Proteins from one Deinococcus sp. AB2017081 genomic window:
- a CDS encoding acetamidase/formamidase family protein gives MADHHLSAEHIHTVWDNSLPPALTIRPGDTVTLDTLDASDGGVARRVATGDLTPPAALAGVIAASLRSPRPGPRGHPLTGPVCVEGAQPGDALVVELLSVEPAAWGWTGCRPDGIGLLDAALGAEGLTAYTHFWDLRAGTHTDFLPGIRVPLAPFPGVIGVAPGAPGPHPTPPPRHVGGNMDIRQLVAGATLSLPVEVPGALLSVGDLHAAQGDGELSGTGIEMDGRITVRVTVEKRAGLTTPEFTTPTHGGSSRQWHVTTGHDPDLMTAARTALRALLRRLEARGLSLEQAYVLASACVDLKISQIVDAPNYTVSAFLPLDIFEES, from the coding sequence ATGGCCGACCACCACCTGAGCGCCGAGCACATCCACACCGTCTGGGACAACTCGCTGCCCCCCGCGCTGACGATCCGGCCCGGCGACACGGTCACGCTGGACACCCTGGACGCCTCCGACGGCGGCGTGGCGAGACGGGTGGCGACCGGTGACCTCACGCCGCCCGCCGCGCTGGCGGGCGTGATCGCCGCCAGCCTGCGCTCCCCGCGCCCTGGCCCGCGCGGGCACCCCCTGACCGGCCCGGTCTGCGTGGAGGGTGCGCAGCCCGGCGACGCGCTGGTCGTGGAACTCCTGAGCGTCGAGCCGGCCGCGTGGGGCTGGACGGGCTGCCGCCCCGACGGGATCGGCCTGCTGGACGCCGCGCTGGGGGCCGAGGGCCTGACGGCGTACACGCACTTCTGGGATCTGCGCGCCGGCACGCACACGGACTTCCTGCCGGGCATCCGCGTGCCCCTCGCCCCGTTTCCCGGCGTGATCGGCGTGGCCCCCGGTGCGCCCGGCCCGCACCCCACCCCGCCGCCCCGGCACGTGGGCGGGAACATGGACATCCGGCAGCTCGTGGCCGGCGCGACCCTGTCCCTGCCCGTGGAGGTGCCGGGCGCGCTGCTGTCCGTCGGCGACCTGCACGCCGCGCAGGGCGACGGTGAGCTGTCCGGCACCGGCATCGAGATGGACGGCCGGATCACCGTGCGCGTGACCGTCGAGAAACGCGCCGGACTCACCACCCCGGAGTTCACCACGCCCACCCACGGCGGCAGCAGCCGGCAGTGGCACGTCACCACCGGCCACGACCCCGACCTGATGACCGCCGCCCGCACCGCCCTGCGCGCCCTGCTGCGCCGCCTGGAGGCCCGCGGCCTGAGCCTGGAGCAGGCGTACGTGCTCGCCAGCGCGTGCGTCGATCTGAAGATCTCCCAGATCGTTGACGCGCCCAACTACACCGTGAGCGCGTTCCTGCCGCTGGACATCTTCGAGGAGAGTTGA
- a CDS encoding fimbrial assembly protein has translation MVEINLLPQQYRTQSEPSAWRFAMYALAPLTVAAILIPEVVTATRVGDLNKQIDALNGDVAALTPAKAEYDRLMAEKRDLDQVTSIATQLKATKTYWINDLAAFSSQLPSAAGVAVKSMTMRPMEPSALTTLQQSGIYLGKNVVREIDVTGVASSQQAVVNFLRTFESDPGFGVNFKTLQSDQTSNEYSFTATVGVVAPTASATPADPSAPAGTPQAPPAAPAGSVPDTSGPTSSVPSGQGGRDVN, from the coding sequence GTGGTTGAGATCAACCTGCTGCCCCAGCAGTACCGCACCCAGTCCGAACCCAGCGCGTGGCGCTTTGCCATGTACGCCCTGGCCCCCCTGACGGTGGCCGCGATCCTGATTCCCGAGGTGGTCACCGCGACCCGCGTGGGCGACCTGAACAAGCAGATCGACGCCCTGAACGGCGACGTGGCGGCCCTGACGCCGGCCAAGGCGGAATATGACCGGCTGATGGCCGAGAAGCGCGACCTGGATCAGGTCACGTCGATCGCCACGCAGCTCAAGGCCACCAAGACGTACTGGATCAACGACCTCGCGGCCTTCAGCTCGCAGCTGCCCAGCGCGGCCGGCGTGGCGGTCAAGAGCATGACCATGCGTCCCATGGAGCCCAGCGCCCTGACCACGCTGCAGCAGAGCGGCATCTACCTGGGCAAGAACGTCGTGCGCGAGATCGACGTGACCGGCGTGGCGAGCAGCCAGCAGGCGGTCGTGAACTTCCTGCGCACCTTCGAGAGCGATCCCGGCTTCGGCGTGAACTTCAAGACCCTGCAGAGCGACCAGACGTCCAACGAGTACAGCTTCACCGCGACGGTCGGCGTGGTCGCGCCGACGGCCAGCGCCACGCCCGCCGATCCGTCGGCTCCGGCCGGTACGCCCCAGGCCCCACCGGCCGCGCCCGCCGGCAGCGTGCCCGACACCTCCGGCCCGACCAGCAGCGTGCCCAGTGGCCAGGGAGGACGCGATGTCAACTAA
- the pilM gene encoding type IV pilus assembly protein PilM, which translates to MSSFLNRLMNPRPPALGVEIGTSAIKVVALRPGSPPSLLHAVMVPTPIGSMRDGLVVEPQAVATELKNLLAEHRITTKYAVTAVPNQSAVTRNIMVPKMDRKELQDAIKWEAERYIPYPIDDVSLDFDLLDDPATIPDDSQMEVVIAAAPTEAIARQVEVLRLAGLEPTIVDLKSFAALRALRGNLLGEHLTKSTLTGSNYTEAGEVALVMEIGASSSVINLVRGDRVLLTRNINVAADDFTTALQKSFDLDFSAAEDVKLGYATATTPTEDEEDLLNFDLAREQYSPARVFEVVRPVLGDLITEIRRSLEFYRVQSGDVVIDRTFLAGGGAKLRGLAAAISDALGFRVEVASPWLTVQTDQANVDTGYLQTNAPEFTVPLGLALRGVNSRG; encoded by the coding sequence ATGTCAAGTTTCCTGAACCGTCTAATGAACCCACGGCCCCCGGCGCTCGGAGTCGAGATCGGCACCAGCGCCATCAAGGTGGTGGCCCTGCGGCCCGGCTCGCCACCCTCCCTGCTGCACGCTGTGATGGTGCCCACGCCCATCGGCTCGATGCGCGACGGGCTGGTGGTTGAACCTCAGGCCGTCGCGACGGAACTCAAGAATCTCCTCGCGGAGCACCGCATCACCACCAAGTACGCCGTGACCGCCGTGCCCAACCAGTCGGCGGTCACGCGCAACATCATGGTGCCCAAGATGGACCGCAAGGAGCTCCAGGACGCCATCAAGTGGGAGGCCGAGCGCTACATCCCCTACCCGATCGACGATGTCAGCCTGGATTTCGACCTGCTGGACGACCCGGCCACGATTCCCGACGACTCGCAGATGGAGGTCGTGATCGCCGCCGCCCCCACCGAGGCGATCGCCAGACAGGTCGAGGTGCTGCGGCTCGCGGGGCTGGAGCCCACCATCGTGGACCTCAAGTCCTTCGCGGCGCTGCGCGCGCTGCGCGGGAACCTGCTGGGCGAGCACCTCACCAAGAGCACCCTGACGGGCAGCAACTACACCGAGGCCGGCGAGGTCGCGCTGGTCATGGAGATCGGCGCGAGCAGCAGCGTGATCAACCTCGTGCGCGGCGACCGCGTGCTGCTGACCCGCAACATCAACGTGGCCGCCGACGACTTCACGACGGCGCTGCAGAAGTCCTTCGACCTGGACTTCAGCGCTGCCGAGGACGTCAAGCTCGGGTACGCCACCGCGACCACCCCCACCGAGGACGAGGAGGACCTCCTGAACTTCGACCTGGCCCGCGAGCAGTACTCCCCGGCGCGCGTGTTCGAGGTGGTGCGCCCGGTGCTGGGCGACCTGATCACCGAGATCCGCCGCAGCCTGGAGTTCTACCGCGTGCAGAGCGGCGACGTGGTCATCGACCGGACGTTCCTGGCAGGCGGCGGCGCGAAGCTGCGCGGCCTGGCCGCCGCGATCAGCGACGCGCTGGGCTTCCGGGTGGAGGTCGCCAGCCCGTGGCTGACCGTGCAGACCGATCAGGCGAACGTGGACACCGGCTACCTCCAGACCAACGCGCCGGAGTTCACGGTGCCGCTGGGGCTGGCGCTGCGGGGGGTGAACAGCCGTGGTTGA
- a CDS encoding bifunctional metallophosphatase/5'-nucleotidase, with protein sequence MKRTVPLLLLTASLSSCAVLFPSPVVDVTVLGLNDFHGNLAPTSFTTAEGAKINAGGIEAIKAELNDARKANRNTVFVGGGDLIGASPITSGLLRDEPSVAALNAMGMSVSALGNHEFDQGLTELLRMQNGGCASNDPAKACKFDPNYKGATFKWIGANVKYSAASGKTGSPFQPYVVQTVAGAKIAFVGAVTKTTPTIVSPDGVKDLDFTDEADAVNAVIPELKAQNVDAIVMLIHEGGELASGSKDTYATVGCKTLNPDSPIVNIARRVDPAVTAIISGHSHQGYNCLVPDPTGRDRIVIQGNFYGHLLQRLDLKVDKTRHQVVTARSANLVVNYDARKAAGTLDAGMGTLLASANEKVGAIKNQPVTNLSTPQIRRGINNARNTETALGGVIADAQLAATQDQGAKIAFMNPGGIRADLPDASALKDGNAVNFGDVFAVQPFGNTMTVMDLTGQQIKELLEQQFSGGNAGTATKLLQVSEGFTYTYTAANPDGQRVNIADIKLGGTPIDPNAKYRVALNNFLAAGGDNFTVLKSGTNVVQLANLSDLDVLVNYLKANGSKLTDTVKGRITAK encoded by the coding sequence ATGAAAAGAACTGTGCCCCTGCTGCTGCTCACGGCCTCGCTCTCGTCCTGTGCGGTGCTGTTCCCGTCTCCGGTGGTCGATGTGACCGTGCTGGGGCTCAATGACTTCCACGGCAACCTCGCCCCGACGAGCTTCACCACGGCCGAGGGCGCGAAGATCAACGCAGGCGGCATCGAGGCGATCAAGGCGGAACTGAACGATGCCCGCAAGGCCAACCGCAACACCGTCTTCGTGGGCGGCGGTGACCTGATCGGTGCGTCGCCCATCACGTCCGGTCTGCTGCGCGACGAGCCCAGCGTGGCGGCCCTGAACGCCATGGGCATGTCGGTCAGCGCGCTGGGCAACCACGAGTTCGACCAGGGCCTGACCGAACTGCTGCGGATGCAGAACGGCGGCTGCGCCAGCAACGACCCGGCCAAGGCCTGCAAGTTCGATCCGAACTACAAGGGCGCGACCTTCAAGTGGATCGGTGCGAACGTCAAGTACAGCGCGGCCAGCGGCAAGACCGGCAGCCCCTTCCAGCCCTACGTCGTCCAGACGGTGGCTGGCGCGAAGATCGCCTTCGTCGGGGCCGTGACCAAGACCACGCCGACCATCGTCTCGCCCGACGGCGTCAAGGATCTGGACTTCACCGACGAGGCGGACGCCGTGAACGCGGTCATCCCGGAACTCAAGGCGCAGAACGTCGATGCGATCGTCATGCTGATCCACGAAGGCGGCGAACTCGCCAGCGGCAGCAAGGACACCTACGCCACGGTCGGGTGCAAGACCCTGAACCCGGACAGCCCCATCGTGAACATCGCCCGGCGGGTCGATCCGGCTGTGACGGCCATCATCAGCGGGCACAGCCACCAGGGCTACAACTGCCTGGTGCCCGACCCCACCGGCAGAGACCGCATCGTCATCCAGGGCAATTTCTACGGCCACCTGCTGCAGCGCCTCGACCTGAAGGTCGACAAGACGCGCCATCAGGTCGTCACGGCCCGCTCCGCGAACCTCGTGGTGAACTACGACGCCCGCAAGGCCGCCGGCACCCTGGACGCCGGGATGGGTACCCTGCTCGCCAGCGCGAACGAGAAGGTCGGTGCGATCAAGAACCAGCCGGTCACGAACCTCAGCACGCCCCAGATCCGCCGGGGGATCAACAACGCCCGCAACACCGAGACCGCGCTGGGCGGCGTGATCGCCGACGCGCAGCTCGCCGCCACCCAGGATCAGGGGGCCAAGATCGCCTTCATGAACCCCGGCGGGATCCGCGCCGACCTGCCCGACGCCAGTGCCCTGAAGGACGGCAACGCCGTGAATTTCGGTGACGTGTTCGCCGTGCAGCCCTTCGGGAACACCATGACGGTCATGGATCTGACCGGCCAGCAGATCAAGGAGCTGCTCGAGCAGCAGTTCAGCGGCGGGAATGCCGGCACGGCCACCAAACTCCTGCAGGTCTCCGAGGGCTTCACGTACACCTACACCGCCGCGAACCCTGACGGCCAGCGCGTGAACATCGCCGACATCAAGCTCGGCGGCACGCCCATCGACCCGAACGCCAAGTACCGCGTGGCACTGAACAACTTCCTGGCAGCCGGCGGCGACAACTTCACCGTGCTCAAGTCCGGCACGAACGTCGTGCAGCTCGCGAACCTGTCGGATCTGGACGTGCTCGTGAACTACCTGAAGGCCAACGGCAGCAAGCTCACCGACACCGTCAAGGGCCGCATCACCGCGAAGTAA
- a CDS encoding type 4a pilus biogenesis protein PilO, producing the protein MSTKLSPRNLFLVVLAGCILLIGLWYMLRFQPRQAQITDLGGQLDTLNTQVATLRTSAARLPALRTEVETMRVDREKFLAALPSAANFGPVLDELRVTTAATGARMNNFSVQTGTVANLPGGVRPLNLTVGITGKFSQVFQTLRAIETMGRFTTVSNVSLQLPTATSFDPDLEGSLGMTVYTFDPAQAAAQAGATPDAPAAPSAPPASGGTQ; encoded by the coding sequence ATGTCAACTAAGCTCTCGCCCCGCAACCTGTTCCTGGTGGTGCTGGCCGGGTGCATCCTGCTGATCGGGCTGTGGTACATGCTGCGCTTCCAGCCCCGCCAGGCCCAGATCACGGACCTGGGCGGCCAGCTGGACACGCTCAATACGCAGGTGGCCACGCTGCGTACGTCGGCCGCGCGGCTTCCTGCCCTGCGCACCGAGGTCGAGACCATGCGCGTGGATCGTGAGAAGTTCCTGGCCGCCCTCCCGAGCGCCGCGAACTTCGGGCCGGTGCTCGATGAGCTGCGCGTGACCACGGCCGCGACCGGCGCACGCATGAACAACTTCTCGGTCCAGACCGGGACTGTGGCGAACCTGCCCGGCGGCGTGCGGCCGCTGAACCTCACGGTCGGCATCACCGGGAAGTTCTCGCAGGTGTTCCAGACACTGCGGGCCATTGAGACCATGGGCCGGTTCACGACGGTCAGCAACGTGTCGCTCCAGCTGCCGACCGCCACCTCCTTCGATCCTGATCTCGAGGGCTCACTGGGCATGACCGTCTACACCTTCGATCCGGCACAGGCGGCGGCCCAGGCTGGAGCCACGCCGGACGCGCCCGCCGCGCCGAGCGCCCCGCCCGCTTCAGGAGGCACCCAGTGA
- the murF gene encoding UDP-N-acetylmuramoyl-tripeptide--D-alanyl-D-alanine ligase, with the protein MLDPRSVPFAATVHPQARPALRLTWDSREANAETAFVALPGERMHGNTFVQQALDAGAPFVLTDLDVPRALRVPDAHAALFAWARAERAHSPLVVGITGSAGKTTAKAYVAAALDAHSMPVYNTMPAIACFLVQFGRSNRPLVVEMGIDRIGEMAELVDLVQPDVGVVTTVAPAHLEQLGSVETIAREKGVILQGRRGMVGSQAAAFYPGVATYGFGEAQTYRGENLTITPEAARFSFRGIRVLLPLASRVQAEAAVLGLRLAQEHGLALADAAVRLTTVRVPGGRYRVLPGRYTVIDDAYNASPVAVEAALDALQGFAGRRISVLGRMLELGDTERELHAQVGALARARADVTYGVGAFAAELGDRAYPTVPALLDALLTDVQDGDVVLVKASRGISWTPEKRAQEGVGLDVVVEALRRARDGAAPVAVPPSP; encoded by the coding sequence ATGCTGGATCCACGCTCCGTTCCCTTCGCGGCCACCGTCCATCCACAGGCGCGTCCGGCGCTGAGGCTGACCTGGGATTCCCGTGAGGCCAACGCGGAGACGGCCTTCGTGGCCCTGCCGGGCGAGCGCATGCACGGCAACACCTTCGTGCAGCAGGCCCTGGATGCCGGGGCCCCGTTCGTCCTGACCGATCTGGACGTGCCCCGGGCGCTGCGGGTGCCGGATGCGCATGCAGCACTCTTCGCATGGGCACGCGCCGAACGCGCCCACAGCCCGCTGGTCGTGGGGATCACCGGGAGCGCCGGCAAGACCACCGCGAAGGCCTACGTGGCGGCGGCGCTGGACGCCCACTCGATGCCGGTCTACAACACCATGCCGGCCATCGCGTGCTTCCTGGTGCAGTTCGGTCGCAGCAACCGGCCCCTGGTCGTCGAGATGGGCATCGACCGCATCGGCGAGATGGCCGAGCTGGTGGATCTCGTGCAGCCGGACGTGGGCGTGGTCACGACCGTCGCGCCCGCCCATCTGGAGCAGCTGGGCAGCGTCGAGACCATCGCCCGCGAGAAGGGCGTGATCCTGCAGGGGCGGCGGGGGATGGTGGGGTCGCAGGCGGCGGCGTTCTATCCGGGCGTGGCGACCTACGGCTTCGGCGAGGCCCAGACGTACCGGGGCGAGAACCTGACCATCACGCCGGAGGCAGCCCGATTCTCGTTCCGGGGCATCCGGGTGCTGCTGCCGCTGGCGTCCCGCGTTCAGGCCGAGGCGGCGGTGCTGGGGCTGCGGCTCGCCCAGGAACACGGTCTGGCGCTGGCCGACGCGGCGGTGCGCCTGACCACGGTGCGGGTGCCCGGCGGCCGGTACCGCGTGCTGCCGGGCCGCTACACGGTCATCGACGACGCCTACAACGCCTCGCCCGTGGCAGTGGAGGCCGCGCTGGACGCCCTGCAGGGCTTCGCCGGGCGGCGCATCAGCGTGCTGGGCCGCATGCTGGAACTGGGCGACACCGAACGCGAGCTGCACGCGCAGGTGGGGGCGCTGGCGCGAGCACGGGCCGACGTGACCTACGGTGTCGGGGCCTTCGCGGCCGAGCTGGGCGACCGGGCGTATCCGACCGTGCCCGCGTTGCTGGATGCCCTGCTGACCGACGTGCAGGACGGCGACGTGGTGCTGGTCAAGGCCAGCCGGGGTATCTCGTGGACGCCCGAGAAGCGGGCACAGGAGGGCGTGGGCCTGGACGTGGTCGTGGAGGCGCTGCGCCGGGCTCGGGACGGCGCGGCTCCGGTCGCCGTACCACCGTCCCCCTGA